In one Desulfomicrobium escambiense DSM 10707 genomic region, the following are encoded:
- a CDS encoding DUF1844 domain-containing protein yields the protein MSEEKKTEYEDLTCGCPELPQLDFATFVLSMSSSALVHLGEVPEPETGQMMENLLAAKQTVDILCMLQDKTRGNLTDQEARLLKDMLFELRMKYVQKAK from the coding sequence ATGAGCGAAGAGAAGAAAACTGAATACGAAGACCTGACCTGCGGCTGCCCGGAACTGCCGCAGCTGGATTTCGCCACGTTCGTGCTGTCCATGAGTTCGTCGGCCCTAGTGCACCTGGGCGAGGTGCCGGAGCCCGAGACGGGTCAGATGATGGAGAACCTGCTGGCGGCCAAGCAGACCGTCGACATCCTGTGCATGCTCCAGGACAAGACCAGGGGCAACCTGACGGACCAGGAAGCCCGCCTGCTCAAGGACATGCTTTTCGAACTGAGAATGAAATACGTGCAGAAGGCGAAATAG
- the argC gene encoding N-acetyl-gamma-glutamyl-phosphate reductase produces MAKRVGLVGVTGYTGMELTRILLDHPGLQLTQVTSRKEAGQPLRKIYPFLQGTELGDLEITAPDSSYLAENCDLVFLAVPHGTAMEMAAELREKGARVVDLSADFRLRDREVYESWYGVTHTREALLPEAVYGLPELYAEKIAGASLVANPGCYPTSAILALYPALQAGLVSADDLVIDSKSGTTGAGRKATVGTLFCEVSDTFRAYNLTRHRHTPEIEQELGLAAGRELRLSFNTHLLPINRGILTTAYAKLAPGAGSEEVRACYESFYAGKKWVRLLPAGTLPETRWVRGTNFCDIGLVTDPRTDRLIALSAIDNLCRGASGQAVANANLMLGLAEDEGLPRAALMP; encoded by the coding sequence ATGGCAAAGCGCGTCGGACTGGTCGGGGTGACCGGCTACACGGGAATGGAATTGACCCGCATCCTGCTGGACCACCCGGGGCTGCAGCTGACCCAGGTCACCTCCCGCAAGGAGGCCGGCCAGCCCCTGCGGAAAATTTACCCCTTCCTGCAGGGCACGGAGTTGGGGGACCTGGAGATCACCGCGCCGGACAGCTCCTACCTGGCCGAAAATTGCGACCTGGTCTTCCTGGCCGTTCCCCACGGCACGGCCATGGAGATGGCCGCCGAGCTGCGGGAGAAGGGGGCCAGGGTCGTGGACCTGAGCGCCGACTTCCGCCTGCGCGACCGCGAGGTCTACGAAAGCTGGTACGGCGTGACGCACACCCGCGAGGCCCTGCTGCCCGAGGCCGTCTACGGACTGCCCGAACTCTACGCCGAAAAGATCGCCGGCGCCTCCCTGGTGGCCAACCCGGGCTGCTACCCGACATCGGCCATCCTGGCCCTGTACCCGGCCCTGCAGGCCGGCCTTGTTTCGGCCGACGACCTGGTCATCGACTCCAAGTCCGGCACCACCGGCGCCGGTCGCAAGGCTACGGTGGGCACGCTCTTCTGCGAGGTCTCCGACACCTTCCGGGCCTACAACCTGACCAGGCACCGCCACACCCCCGAGATCGAGCAGGAACTGGGCCTGGCCGCGGGCCGGGAACTCCGCCTGTCCTTCAACACGCACCTTTTGCCCATCAACCGCGGCATCCTGACCACGGCCTACGCCAAGCTCGCGCCGGGCGCGGGATCAGAAGAGGTCCGCGCCTGCTATGAGAGCTTCTACGCCGGGAAGAAGTGGGTCCGGCTGCTGCCGGCCGGGACCCTGCCCGAGACGAGGTGGGTGCGCGGCACCAACTTCTGCGACATCGGCCTGGTCACGGACCCGCGCACGGACCGCCTCATCGCGCTCTCGGCCATCGACAACCTCTGCCGGGGCGCGTCGGGCCAGGCCGTGGCCAACGCCAACCTCATGCTCGGACTGGCCGAGGATGAGGGATTGCCCCGGGCCGCCCTCATGCCGTAG
- a CDS encoding EAL and HDOD domain-containing protein has translation MTEPEKLYDRIFVARQPIFGVDMKVWGYELLFRHGDTQAAAITDGDQATTQVIADGFTLASRGMRKGTKALVNFPRNVLVGAAAFVLPPERCVVEILETVEPEAEVMEACRELKKRGYTLALDDFVGQPGFEPLCEVADIIKVDILHKKPAEVMDIVKGLRPYKARLLAEKVENLDMFTVCKRLGFAYFQGYFFSKPEVIPGRKLSSSQTTKIKLLKELNQSDTEHDRLVEIIQTDLSISYRLLQYINSARFGLRGKIESIQRAVNMLGRQNLRQWLQVIVLSDMNSTDKAQELVRISVRRGRFLQLLAADRPTPFGSDSMFLLGFFSVLDAILDQYMDQLLEEVSLDADIKAALTDPKNPAAVWLGLLDELDRGNWGRLEARAASMDMPMDLVDRASIDAAAWTDEVMGGAF, from the coding sequence ATGACTGAACCCGAAAAGCTCTACGACCGGATCTTCGTCGCCCGCCAGCCTATTTTCGGCGTCGATATGAAGGTCTGGGGCTACGAGCTCCTCTTCCGGCACGGCGACACGCAGGCGGCCGCCATCACCGACGGCGACCAGGCCACGACCCAGGTCATCGCCGACGGGTTCACCCTGGCCTCGCGCGGCATGCGCAAGGGGACCAAAGCTCTGGTCAATTTCCCGCGCAACGTGCTTGTGGGCGCGGCGGCCTTCGTGCTCCCCCCCGAGCGTTGCGTGGTGGAGATCCTGGAGACGGTGGAGCCCGAGGCCGAAGTCATGGAGGCCTGCCGGGAGCTCAAGAAGCGCGGCTACACCCTGGCCCTGGACGACTTCGTCGGGCAGCCCGGGTTTGAGCCCCTGTGCGAGGTCGCGGACATCATCAAGGTCGACATCCTGCACAAGAAGCCGGCCGAGGTCATGGACATCGTCAAGGGCCTGCGCCCCTACAAGGCGAGGCTTCTGGCCGAGAAGGTCGAGAACCTCGACATGTTCACGGTCTGCAAGCGCCTCGGGTTCGCCTATTTCCAGGGGTATTTCTTCAGCAAGCCCGAGGTCATCCCGGGCCGCAAGCTCTCCTCAAGCCAGACCACGAAGATCAAGCTCCTCAAGGAGCTGAACCAGTCCGACACGGAGCACGACAGGCTGGTGGAGATCATCCAGACGGACCTTTCCATTTCCTACCGTCTCCTGCAGTACATCAACTCGGCCCGCTTCGGCCTGCGGGGCAAGATCGAGTCCATTCAGCGGGCCGTGAACATGCTCGGCCGGCAGAACCTGCGCCAGTGGTTGCAGGTCATCGTCCTGTCCGACATGAACAGTACGGACAAGGCCCAGGAACTGGTGCGCATCTCCGTGCGGCGAGGCCGCTTCCTGCAGCTTCTGGCGGCCGACCGGCCAACCCCCTTCGGCTCCGACAGCATGTTCCTGCTGGGTTTTTTCTCCGTCCTGGACGCCATCCTCGACCAGTACATGGACCAGCTGCTGGAGGAAGTTTCCCTCGATGCCGACATCAAGGCCGCCCTGACCGACCCGAAGAACCCGGCCGCGGTCTGGCTCGGACTCCTCGACGAACTCGATCGTGGCAACTGGGGACGGCTCGAAGCCAGGGCTGCGTCCATGGACATGCCCATGGACCTGGTGGACCGGGCGTCCATCGACGCGGCGGCCTGGACCGACGAGGTCATGGGCGGGGCGTTTTAA
- a CDS encoding EAL and HDOD domain-containing protein, producing MMEEQYPEQLYDKICVARHPIFTADMQVWGYELLFRHEEDIQSAVFTDGDQATSQIIADGFSLAAPGLRQGSKALINFPRNVLVGAAPYVLPPERCVVEILESVRPEPEVIQACHELKKRGYVLALDDYEGAPGLEPLCELVDIIKVDILHKAPKEVRSIVEGVSGYKAALLAEKVETHDIFKVCKNLGFTYFQGFFFNRPEIIPGRKLSASQVTKLKLLKELGALDTNPDRLVQIIQTDLSISYRLLKYINSAFFGLQVEVTSIPRAVAMLGCQNMRQWLQVVILSDMNTTDKAQELVRISVQRARFLQLLAMRHPSPFDQDSMFLMGFFSLLDAILDQSMSTVLEEIPLDPALKKALVDPTSPDSAWIGLLDEIDRCNWARLNGKAAQMGLSMALISRLSAEASAWANEVLT from the coding sequence ATGATGGAAGAACAGTACCCGGAACAACTCTACGACAAGATCTGTGTCGCCAGGCACCCCATTTTCACCGCGGATATGCAGGTGTGGGGGTACGAGCTGCTTTTCCGCCATGAAGAGGACATCCAGTCGGCCGTCTTCACGGACGGCGACCAGGCCACAAGCCAAATTATCGCCGACGGCTTCAGCCTGGCCGCGCCAGGGCTGCGTCAGGGATCCAAGGCGCTCATCAATTTTCCGCGCAACGTCCTTGTCGGCGCAGCGCCCTACGTGCTGCCCCCCGAACGCTGCGTGGTGGAGATCCTGGAGTCGGTCCGGCCCGAGCCCGAGGTCATCCAGGCCTGCCACGAGCTGAAGAAGCGGGGCTACGTCCTGGCCCTGGACGACTACGAGGGCGCCCCGGGCCTGGAACCCCTGTGCGAGCTGGTGGACATCATCAAGGTCGACATCCTGCACAAGGCCCCGAAAGAGGTCCGGTCCATCGTCGAAGGGGTTTCGGGATACAAGGCGGCCCTTCTGGCCGAAAAGGTCGAGACCCACGACATCTTCAAGGTCTGCAAGAATCTCGGCTTCACCTATTTCCAGGGCTTCTTCTTCAACCGCCCCGAGATCATCCCCGGCCGCAAGCTCTCGGCCAGCCAAGTCACGAAGCTCAAGCTCCTGAAGGAACTGGGCGCCCTGGACACGAACCCCGACCGCCTGGTGCAGATCATCCAGACGGACCTGTCCATCTCCTACCGCCTGCTCAAATACATCAATTCGGCCTTCTTCGGCCTGCAGGTCGAGGTTACGTCCATCCCACGCGCCGTGGCCATGCTGGGCTGCCAGAACATGCGCCAGTGGCTGCAGGTGGTCATCCTCTCGGACATGAACACCACGGACAAGGCCCAGGAACTGGTCCGCATTTCCGTGCAGCGGGCCCGCTTCCTGCAGTTGCTGGCCATGCGCCACCCCAGTCCCTTCGATCAGGACAGCATGTTCCTGATGGGCTTTTTCTCGCTGCTGGACGCCATCCTGGACCAATCCATGTCGACGGTGTTGGAGGAGATCCCGTTGGACCCCGCCCTGAAGAAGGCGCTGGTAGACCCGACCAGCCCCGACTCGGCCTGGATCGGGCTTCTTGACGAAATCGACAGGTGCAACTGGGCCAGACTGAACGGCAAGGCTGCGCAGATGGGGCTGTCCATGGCGCTCATCAGCAGGCTGTCCGCCGAGGCCTCGGCCTGGGCCAACGAGGTGCTGACCTGA
- a CDS encoding prepilin peptidase: MPEMQLPPVLFHAAALILGLCLGSFYNVCVHRYLTGQSVVSPGSHCPACGHVLSWWENIPVLSYVLLGARCRSCRGRIHWRYPAVELLSGLLSLLFALKFGPTLQWAVYMVFLGIFLVASFIDLDSFILPDILTWPAAALALTTPLYLPAEWLDTALGSLCGAGVFLLLQQAYLRLRGLDALGTGDIKLMLSLGALTGLSRLPLMILLAAVSALLVAVVYMRRPDAQGMRTAVPFGPFLCLGAVLTLLWGDALLNWILYL, encoded by the coding sequence ATGCCTGAAATGCAGCTCCCGCCAGTTCTCTTCCACGCCGCGGCCCTTATCCTGGGTCTGTGCCTGGGCAGCTTCTACAACGTCTGCGTCCACCGCTACCTCACGGGGCAGTCCGTGGTCAGCCCCGGCTCCCACTGTCCTGCCTGCGGGCACGTCCTGTCCTGGTGGGAGAACATCCCGGTCCTGTCCTACGTGCTGCTCGGCGCCAGATGCAGGTCCTGCCGGGGGCGCATCCACTGGCGTTATCCGGCCGTCGAACTCCTGTCCGGGCTGCTCTCCCTGCTTTTCGCCCTGAAATTCGGCCCCACCCTGCAGTGGGCCGTGTACATGGTCTTTCTCGGCATCTTCCTGGTGGCCAGCTTCATCGACCTCGACTCCTTCATCCTGCCGGACATCCTGACCTGGCCAGCCGCCGCATTGGCCCTGACCACCCCGCTTTACCTGCCCGCTGAATGGCTGGACACGGCGCTGGGGAGTCTGTGCGGAGCGGGCGTCTTTCTCCTGCTGCAGCAGGCCTACCTGCGCCTGCGAGGTCTCGACGCCCTGGGCACCGGGGACATCAAGCTGATGCTCAGCCTCGGGGCCCTGACCGGCCTGTCCCGCCTCCCCCTCATGATCCTGCTCGCCGCGGTCTCGGCCCTGCTCGTGGCCGTGGTCTACATGCGCCGCCCCGACGCCCAGGGCATGCGCACGGCTGTGCCGTTCGGCCCCTTCCTCTGCCTCGGCGCCGTGCTGACGCTGCTCTGGGGCGACGCACTTCTGAACTGGATTCTGTACCTGTAG
- a CDS encoding NADH-quinone oxidoreductase subunit L, with protein MLAPQLIGISIALPFIAAVLCLINVKPLRSALVIGTGVVVSVASLALVQSGAISFTPESFLGINPDSLIAVLDFALLFVILGIAYRMKNKLIAVLTLLQIVPLAFLELFMHPGENMGPALYVDQFSMIMCMVISIVGSLICVYGLAYMKEHEHHLKLATSRQGRFFFFMVLFLGAMNGLVFSNNLLWLYFFWEVTTFCSFMLIKHDDTEIAVKNATRALWMNMLGGVAFVLALVIFRSQGLPLSLQEIITAESASKLILLPVGLLCFAGFTKAAQLPFQSWLCGAMVAPTPISALLHSSTMVKAGVYLVIRLAPAFAGTVFSKYVALFGAVTFLGAAVLALSQSNGKKILAYSTISNLGMIVACAGINTPAAMSAAVLLIVFHAISKALMFLCVGTIEQHIGSRDIEDMRGLISVMPRTTMVAVIGIVTMFLPPFGALLSKWMAVEASAHLPLVVLMLAVGSALTMVFWGRWLGLLMTSVVPDKAPQAESQPCLIRLPLLALAVAAVLISFVAPGLYTSMVLPVLERFYDTDLYISARGVISNNIGMFALYPVFVVMTLGVIYAVRASSSKRLIKRGSYVTPYVCGLQDPGDARKLGFKGPLGVWADFKTSNWYMENLIGESRITGWINLVAIGILIILLAGVF; from the coding sequence ATGCTAGCCCCGCAACTGATAGGGATTAGCATCGCCCTGCCGTTCATCGCGGCAGTGTTGTGTCTGATCAATGTCAAACCCCTGAGGTCCGCGCTGGTTATTGGAACCGGCGTGGTCGTCTCCGTCGCATCGCTCGCGCTGGTGCAGTCGGGGGCGATTTCCTTCACGCCCGAGAGTTTTCTCGGGATCAACCCCGACAGCCTGATCGCGGTGCTCGACTTCGCGCTCCTGTTCGTCATCCTGGGAATCGCCTACCGGATGAAGAACAAGCTCATCGCCGTCCTGACCCTGCTGCAGATCGTGCCCCTGGCCTTTCTCGAACTGTTCATGCACCCCGGCGAGAACATGGGTCCCGCACTCTACGTGGATCAGTTCTCCATGATCATGTGCATGGTCATCTCCATCGTCGGGTCGCTCATCTGCGTGTACGGCCTGGCCTACATGAAGGAGCACGAGCACCATCTGAAGCTGGCTACGTCCAGGCAGGGGCGTTTCTTCTTCTTCATGGTTCTATTCCTGGGCGCCATGAACGGCCTGGTTTTCTCCAACAACCTGCTGTGGCTGTACTTTTTCTGGGAAGTGACGACGTTCTGCTCGTTCATGCTCATCAAGCATGACGACACCGAGATCGCGGTCAAGAACGCCACCCGCGCCCTGTGGATGAACATGCTGGGCGGCGTGGCCTTTGTCCTGGCCCTCGTCATCTTCCGTTCCCAGGGCCTGCCCCTGTCCCTGCAGGAGATCATCACCGCCGAATCCGCCTCCAAGCTGATCCTGCTGCCCGTGGGCCTCTTGTGCTTCGCTGGCTTCACCAAGGCCGCCCAGCTCCCCTTCCAGAGCTGGCTGTGCGGCGCCATGGTCGCCCCGACGCCCATCTCCGCGCTGCTGCACTCGAGCACCATGGTCAAGGCGGGCGTGTACCTGGTCATCCGTCTGGCCCCGGCCTTCGCCGGCACGGTCTTCAGCAAATACGTGGCCCTGTTCGGCGCCGTGACGTTCCTGGGAGCCGCGGTCCTGGCCCTGTCCCAGAGCAACGGCAAGAAGATCCTGGCCTATTCGACCATCAGCAACCTCGGCATGATCGTGGCCTGCGCAGGCATCAACACCCCGGCGGCCATGTCGGCCGCGGTGCTCCTGATCGTCTTCCACGCCATCTCCAAGGCCCTCATGTTCCTGTGCGTCGGCACCATCGAGCAGCACATCGGCAGCCGCGACATCGAGGACATGCGCGGGCTGATCAGTGTCATGCCCCGTACGACCATGGTCGCCGTGATCGGCATCGTGACCATGTTCCTGCCGCCCTTCGGCGCCCTGCTGTCCAAGTGGATGGCCGTCGAGGCTTCGGCCCATCTGCCGCTGGTCGTGCTCATGCTGGCCGTCGGCTCGGCCCTGACCATGGTCTTCTGGGGCCGCTGGCTCGGGCTGCTCATGACCTCGGTGGTGCCGGACAAGGCTCCGCAGGCCGAGTCCCAGCCCTGCCTGATCCGTCTGCCGCTCCTGGCCCTGGCCGTGGCGGCCGTGCTGATCAGCTTCGTGGCCCCGGGCCTCTACACCTCCATGGTGCTGCCGGTCCTGGAGCGCTTCTACGACACCGACCTCTACATCTCGGCCCGTGGCGTCATCTCCAACAACATCGGCATGTTCGCCCTGTACCCGGTGTTCGTGGTCATGACCCTGGGCGTCATCTACGCGGTGCGCGCCTCGTCCTCCAAGCGGCTCATCAAGCGCGGCTCCTATGTCACCCCGTACGTCTGCGGCCTGCAGGACCCCGGCGACGCGCGCAAGCTCGGCTTCAAGGGACCCTTGGGCGTCTGGGCCGACTTCAAGACCTCGAACTGGTACATGGAAAACCTCATTGGCGAATCCCGGATCACCGGGTGGATCAACCTGGTCGCCATCGGCATTCTGATCATCTTGCTGGCGGGGGTGTTCTAA
- a CDS encoding respiratory chain complex I subunit 1 family protein encodes MDFKTISFVILAIILAPLAGGLLAGIDRRLTAWFQGRFGPPILQPFYDVIKLLGKEPQVVNYWQIFCVHMYLVASILCVALFAMQADLLMIFFVMTIGAVFMVVGALAVPSPYSQLGAQRELIQMLTYEPLLIIVFVGIYFVTGSFKIDAILDYERPIFLMLPLLYLVLTFALTIKLRKSPFDISASHHAHQELVRGVLTEYSGPYLAILEIAHWYDIVLILAICSLFWSTSWIGLVILLAVTYMAEIIIDNVTPRMTWKWMLTYVWAVGISLSFFNMALLYAKSF; translated from the coding sequence ATGGACTTCAAGACTATTAGCTTCGTCATCCTGGCAATTATTCTGGCACCTCTCGCCGGCGGCCTGCTGGCCGGCATCGACCGCCGCCTCACCGCCTGGTTCCAGGGCCGCTTCGGGCCGCCGATCCTGCAGCCCTTCTACGACGTCATCAAGCTGCTGGGCAAAGAGCCCCAGGTCGTCAACTACTGGCAGATCTTCTGCGTGCACATGTACCTGGTCGCCTCGATCCTGTGCGTGGCCCTCTTCGCCATGCAGGCCGACCTGCTCATGATCTTCTTCGTCATGACCATCGGCGCGGTATTCATGGTCGTTGGCGCTCTGGCAGTTCCGTCGCCCTACTCCCAGCTCGGCGCCCAGCGCGAGCTGATCCAGATGCTGACCTACGAGCCGCTTCTGATCATCGTCTTCGTCGGCATCTACTTCGTCACCGGCAGCTTCAAGATCGACGCCATCCTGGACTACGAGCGCCCGATCTTCCTCATGCTCCCGCTCTTGTACCTCGTGCTGACCTTCGCGCTGACCATCAAGCTGCGCAAGTCGCCCTTCGACATCTCGGCCAGCCACCATGCCCACCAGGAACTAGTGCGCGGCGTGCTGACCGAATACTCCGGGCCCTATCTGGCCATTCTGGAAATCGCCCATTGGTACGACATCGTGCTCATCCTGGCCATCTGCAGCCTGTTTTGGAGCACGAGCTGGATCGGCCTGGTGATCCTGCTGGCCGTGACCTACATGGCCGAGATCATCATCGACAACGTGACGCCCAGAATGACGTGGAAATGGATGCTGACCTACGTGTGGGCAGTGGGCATCAGCCTGTCCTTCTTCAACATGGCGCTTCTGTACGCCAAGTCCTTCTAA
- a CDS encoding NADH-quinone oxidoreductase subunit B family protein, which yields MGFFQDLLHTSRVKSPWLIHFDCGSCNGCDIEVLACLTPVYDVERFGILNIGNPKHADILVVSGTVNPRNAKALKNIYDQMPDPKAVIAIGACGTSGGVFREAYNVLGGIDKVIPVDVYVPGCPSKPEAIIDGVVLALEKLKKRRPEKDTEPLVADLKKAREFYENREDRQVTR from the coding sequence ATGGGCTTTTTTCAAGATCTGCTGCACACATCCCGGGTGAAGTCTCCGTGGCTCATCCATTTCGACTGCGGGAGCTGCAACGGGTGCGACATCGAGGTGCTGGCCTGCCTCACCCCGGTGTACGACGTCGAGCGCTTCGGCATCCTGAACATCGGCAACCCCAAGCACGCCGACATCCTTGTCGTCTCCGGCACGGTCAACCCCCGAAACGCCAAGGCTCTGAAGAACATCTACGACCAGATGCCCGACCCCAAGGCCGTCATCGCCATCGGCGCGTGCGGCACCTCGGGCGGCGTGTTCCGTGAGGCCTACAACGTCCTGGGCGGCATAGACAAGGTCATCCCGGTGGATGTCTACGTCCCCGGCTGTCCCTCCAAGCCCGAGGCCATCATCGACGGCGTGGTCCTGGCCCTGGAGAAGCTCAAGAAGCGCCGGCCCGAAAAGGACACGGAGCCGCTGGTGGCCGACCTCAAGAAGGCCAGGGAGTTTTACGAAAATCGCGAAGACCGTCAGGTCACGAGGTAA
- a CDS encoding NADH-quinone oxidoreductase subunit C — translation MAFETTNLEKSQLASEVQSLKNKGYRFVTMSCVDLGDSFDLLYHFDLDLKLTHLRLNVAKADRVVPSISGIYFAALIIENETQDHFGITFEGIALDFGGHFYLEEEVKKFPFCKFTVNKAESAGEGA, via the coding sequence ATGGCATTTGAAACCACAAATCTGGAGAAGAGCCAGCTCGCATCCGAAGTCCAGTCCCTCAAGAACAAGGGGTACCGCTTCGTGACCATGAGCTGCGTTGATCTGGGCGACAGCTTCGACCTGCTGTACCACTTCGACCTGGACCTGAAGCTGACGCACCTGCGCCTGAACGTGGCCAAGGCGGACAGGGTGGTGCCGAGCATTTCCGGCATCTATTTCGCCGCCCTGATCATCGAGAACGAGACCCAGGACCACTTCGGCATCACGTTCGAAGGCATTGCCCTGGATTTCGGCGGGCATTTCTATCTGGAGGAGGAAGTGAAGAAGTTCCCCTTCTGCAAGTTCACGGTCAACAAGGCCGAATCAGCCGGGGAGGGAGCATAG
- a CDS encoding nickel-dependent hydrogenase large subunit, giving the protein MATIVPFGPQHPVLPEPLHLKLVLEDEIVKEALPTLGYVHRGLETLASIRDMDQMVQIVERVCGICSCIHAHTYCMCIEGLMGIEVPQRADFLRVIWSELHRMHSHLLWLGLLADAFGMESMFMHAWRIRERVMDVMEATAGNRVIISVNKIGGVRRDMSPEQLRWVVQVVDELEQELDKIKAVLTNDYTVKKRTVGVGVLTYQQAYELGAAGPQLRGSGVAQDMRMLGYGAYKYVDFAPVVEKDGDSWARTMVRFRELYQSIDIVRQLIAKIPDGEIAAKVKGKPTGEIVCRSEQPRGELMYYVRATGDKYLDRVRIRTPTFANVPPLLAMLPGCEMADVPIIALSIDPCISCTER; this is encoded by the coding sequence ATGGCGACCATCGTACCTTTCGGCCCCCAGCACCCGGTTCTGCCCGAACCGCTGCACCTCAAGCTCGTCCTCGAGGACGAGATCGTCAAGGAAGCCCTGCCGACCCTGGGCTACGTTCATCGAGGCCTGGAGACTCTGGCCTCCATCCGCGACATGGACCAGATGGTCCAGATCGTCGAGCGCGTGTGCGGCATCTGCAGCTGCATTCACGCCCACACCTACTGCATGTGCATTGAAGGCCTGATGGGCATCGAGGTCCCGCAGCGCGCGGACTTCCTGCGCGTCATCTGGTCCGAGCTGCACCGCATGCACTCGCACCTGCTGTGGTTGGGCCTGCTGGCCGACGCCTTCGGCATGGAGAGCATGTTCATGCACGCCTGGCGCATCCGCGAACGCGTCATGGACGTCATGGAGGCCACGGCCGGCAACCGCGTCATCATCTCCGTCAACAAGATCGGCGGCGTGCGCCGCGACATGAGCCCCGAGCAGCTGCGCTGGGTCGTGCAGGTCGTGGACGAGCTGGAGCAGGAACTGGACAAGATCAAGGCCGTCCTGACCAACGACTACACCGTCAAGAAGCGCACCGTGGGCGTCGGCGTGCTGACCTACCAGCAGGCCTACGAACTGGGCGCGGCCGGCCCGCAGCTGCGCGGTTCCGGCGTGGCCCAGGACATGCGCATGCTGGGCTACGGCGCCTACAAGTACGTCGACTTCGCGCCGGTGGTGGAGAAGGACGGCGACAGCTGGGCCCGGACCATGGTCCGCTTCCGCGAGCTGTACCAGTCCATCGACATCGTGCGCCAGCTCATCGCCAAGATCCCGGACGGCGAAATCGCCGCCAAGGTCAAGGGCAAGCCCACGGGCGAGATCGTCTGCCGTTCCGAGCAGCCCCGCGGCGAGCTGATGTATTACGTCAGGGCGACCGGGGACAAGTATCTGGACCGCGTCCGCATCCGCACCCCCACATTCGCCAACGTGCCGCCGCTCTTGGCGATGCTCCCCGGCTGCGAAATGGCCGACGTGCCGATTATCGCTCTGTCCATCGATCCCTGCATCAGCTGTACGGAACGTTAA
- a CDS encoding 4Fe-4S dicluster domain-containing protein has product MFDMTATVLRNFLSKTHTRLYPFQVRETFENVRGNLDIRIEECIMCGMCQKKCPSQCITVNKDAKTWEVDPYSCVYCGICVDHCPTSCLFMHKDYRKPAKVKENNQQVQLKGPEKKKKAQE; this is encoded by the coding sequence ATGTTCGATATGACAGCGACCGTGCTCAGGAACTTCCTGAGCAAGACACATACGCGGCTCTACCCGTTCCAGGTCCGGGAGACCTTCGAGAACGTGCGCGGCAACCTCGACATCAGGATCGAGGAATGCATCATGTGCGGCATGTGCCAGAAGAAGTGCCCCTCGCAGTGCATCACCGTGAACAAGGACGCCAAGACCTGGGAGGTCGACCCGTATTCCTGCGTGTACTGCGGCATCTGCGTGGACCACTGTCCCACCAGCTGCCTGTTCATGCACAAGGATTACCGCAAGCCGGCCAAGGTCAAGGAAAACAACCAGCAGGTCCAGCTGAAAGGGCCCGAAAAGAAAAAGAAAGCCCAGGAGTGA